In Caldicoprobacter guelmensis, the sequence TGGAAGAAGAGGCCATTAAACAGGCTGTTCAAAAATTTTCAAATCTCATCGTTGAACAGGGCGGGCAGGTGGACAAGGTGGATGAGTGGGGCAAGAGGAAGCTGGCCTATCCCATCAGGCATTTCAAAGAGGGTTATTATGTGCTCATGAATTTCACTGCAGGTCCTTCTGTCCCACATGAGTTGGAGCGAGTCTACAAGATTACAGACGATGTCATTCGCTATTTGATTGTCCGGGAGGACGAATAACAGAAAGTGGGTGTAAAAATTGTTAAATAAGGTTATATTGATTGGTCGCTTGACCAAGGACCCAGAGATTCGGTACCTCCCTAGCGGCGTTGCGGTAACGACTTTTTTCCTGGCGGTAAATAGGAATTTTACCAACCAGCAAGGGGAGCGAGAAGCTGATTTTATCCCTATTGTGGTATGGCGGGGTTTGGCTGAAACCTGTGCCAAGTATCTCAGCAAGGGCAGATTGGTGGCCGTTTCGGGAAGGATTCAGACTCGCAATTACGAGGGACGTGATGGACAGCGGCGATATGTAACTGAAGTGGTAGCAGATGAGGTGGTATTTTTAGATCGCGACAGTTCGGGGATGGAGAGAAGTACGGTGCCCCTTCATGATGTGCCGTTTTCGCAGCCGGAATACGGGGCACAGCAAGAGTACGAAGATGTCCCTGCTGGTTTCCAATACATTGAAGGGGAAGAGGATGAGCTTCCATTTTAGTGTAAAAGGAGGTAAAGGTTGATGGTTGAGAATGCGGTAAAGCCTGCTAGAGGAAGGCGCAATAAAAAGAGAGTGTGCAGTTTCTGTTTGGATAAAGTTGAGAAGATAGACTACAAGGATATACAAAAGCTTAAAAAATATATGACAGAGAGAGGCAAAATCCTTCCGCGGAGGATCTCCGGAAACTGTGCCAAGCATCAACGACAGCTTACCGTGGCCATTAAGAGGGCCCGCAATTTAGCGTTGTTGCCTTTTACTGTTGAGTAAAGGTAGAAAAGATCGTCCTCATCTGTTGGAGGGATGGGGTACGGTCTTTTTTGTTTTTTTAAATGAAGGAGTTTTTTAGAGAGTTGAACACTCTAGAAAAAGTAGGTGAACAATATAGGCACAACGATTGATTTTGTGGGGCAACCTTGCAGAATAATTAGGGGCCAAAGTCCTAAAATCTAACTTGCAAACAAGCTAAAATAAAGCTCTCAGACTTTTCGAAAGCGTACAGAGTTTTACAAAGAGGGGAGCTTTCAATGAATGATTATATGAAAAATTTCATGAAAGCCATGAAATTTCAACATCCAGATAGGATACCTGTAAGGGTATCGTTGCTCCCAGCTACGTGGATGAAATATAGAGAGGAACTGGAGGATATCGTATTAAGGCATCCCTTGCTATTTGGGAAATATAAAAAGGGCAGTTACGATTATAATAGAAAGCCGAAGACATATAACCAAGGACAGCATGTTGATGCTTGGGGATGTGTATGGACTA encodes:
- a CDS encoding single-stranded DNA-binding protein gives rise to the protein MLNKVILIGRLTKDPEIRYLPSGVAVTTFFLAVNRNFTNQQGEREADFIPIVVWRGLAETCAKYLSKGRLVAVSGRIQTRNYEGRDGQRRYVTEVVADEVVFLDRDSSGMERSTVPLHDVPFSQPEYGAQQEYEDVPAGFQYIEGEEDELPF
- the rpsF gene encoding 30S ribosomal protein S6 — protein: MRKYETVYVLRPDLEEEAIKQAVQKFSNLIVEQGGQVDKVDEWGKRKLAYPIRHFKEGYYVLMNFTAGPSVPHELERVYKITDDVIRYLIVREDE
- the rpsR gene encoding 30S ribosomal protein S18, which gives rise to MVENAVKPARGRRNKKRVCSFCLDKVEKIDYKDIQKLKKYMTERGKILPRRISGNCAKHQRQLTVAIKRARNLALLPFTVE